A section of the Anabaena cylindrica PCC 7122 genome encodes:
- a CDS encoding DUF309 domain-containing protein, with protein MSDDLPQEFWQGVEQFNSGQFYACHDTLEALWIEATEPEKSLYQGILQIAVALYHLGNRNLRGAMILLGEGSNRLRRYPASDCAINVEEFFTQSVELLKELQQADPEKILSVDLGKNAALPLPRISIIKD; from the coding sequence ATGAGTGACGACCTACCCCAAGAGTTTTGGCAAGGAGTGGAACAGTTCAACTCTGGACAGTTCTACGCTTGTCATGACACCTTAGAAGCTCTATGGATTGAAGCAACCGAGCCAGAAAAAAGTTTATATCAAGGTATTCTGCAAATTGCAGTAGCCCTGTATCACCTGGGTAATCGTAACTTGCGAGGAGCAATGATTTTATTGGGGGAAGGTAGCAATCGCTTACGCCGTTATCCCGCTAGTGATTGCGCCATCAATGTAGAAGAATTTTTTACTCAAAGTGTGGAATTGTTGAAGGAACTCCAACAAGCAGATCCAGAAAAAATTCTTAGTGTAGATTTGGGTAAAAATGCAGCCTTGCCTTTACCTAGAATTTCTATAATTAAAGATTAG
- a CDS encoding GDYXXLXY domain-containing protein: protein MTNKSPESNKSPESKQTLSPEKEFSEKLTFRDYLIATEQKANEPLPIWRLIAPLMVQIGLILAVPTQAMYTDVAGKTVVLQTLPVSSNNLLRGSALTLDYNISRSETLRRLPGWRDWVRQNSLRNSQVTQGSVLYLTLQEQLSFNRDVGIPRAWRPVRVSSSRPQNLRNNQVALRGNYQDGLINYGLENYYISEEQRQQINNDLLETQERRNGRRSPIVVRVKVDPQGNAVPTSMWIGDRNYRF from the coding sequence ATGACAAATAAATCACCTGAATCGAATAAATCACCTGAATCGAAGCAAACCTTAAGCCCAGAGAAGGAGTTTTCGGAAAAGTTGACTTTTCGGGATTACTTGATAGCTACTGAACAAAAGGCTAATGAGCCGCTACCAATTTGGCGGTTAATAGCACCTTTAATGGTGCAAATTGGCCTAATTTTGGCGGTTCCAACTCAAGCGATGTATACAGATGTAGCTGGTAAAACGGTGGTTTTGCAAACTCTACCTGTATCTTCTAATAATTTGCTGCGGGGTTCTGCTTTAACGCTTGATTATAATATATCCCGCAGTGAAACTTTGAGAAGATTACCTGGGTGGAGAGATTGGGTAAGACAAAATTCCCTGAGAAACTCACAAGTAACTCAGGGTAGTGTCTTATATTTAACTTTGCAAGAACAACTATCTTTTAATCGTGATGTTGGTATTCCTAGGGCTTGGAGACCAGTGCGTGTCAGTAGTAGTCGTCCTCAGAACTTACGCAATAATCAGGTAGCTTTAAGGGGTAATTATCAAGATGGTTTGATTAATTACGGTTTGGAAAACTATTACATTTCTGAAGAACAAAGACAGCAGATTAATAATGATCTGTTGGAAACACAGGAAAGGAGAAATGGGCGGAGATCGCCGATAGTGGTAAGAGTGAAAGTAGATCCTCAAGGTAATGCTGTACCTACGAGTATGTGGATAGGCGATCGCAATTATCGCTTTTAG
- a CDS encoding Rpn family recombination-promoting nuclease/putative transposase encodes MKTDTIFYTLLQNLPSVLFELLEKSPELAAHYEFSSVEIKELARRIDGVFLPKVEYPEDPIYFVEVQFQNDDDLYWRLITEVFLYLNQYKPDKSWQAVVLWAKRSFDPGIPFTYQTSLAAGQIHVVYLDELTDTSTSIGLEIIQLVVAPEDEAVQTARSLINLVQQADAANSRYLLELVERMLIYKFSTYSRQELEAMFGLTEWRQTRFYQEVKEEVQEETKLNTKLEAIPRLLKMGLSVEQIAEALELKIEVVRQALKKQDRQD; translated from the coding sequence ATGAAGACAGACACGATATTCTACACCCTTCTGCAAAATCTCCCCAGCGTTTTATTTGAACTGCTGGAAAAATCACCCGAACTAGCTGCACACTACGAATTTTCATCAGTAGAAATCAAAGAACTAGCACGTCGCATAGATGGTGTATTTCTACCCAAAGTCGAGTACCCAGAAGATCCTATTTATTTTGTTGAAGTCCAATTTCAAAATGATGATGATTTATACTGGCGGTTGATTACCGAAGTATTTCTGTATTTAAACCAATATAAACCTGATAAATCATGGCAAGCTGTAGTATTGTGGGCTAAACGGAGTTTTGATCCTGGTATTCCCTTTACATATCAAACTTCACTAGCTGCTGGACAAATTCATGTAGTTTATTTAGATGAATTAACTGATACATCAACTTCAATTGGTTTAGAAATTATTCAATTAGTAGTTGCGCCTGAAGATGAAGCAGTACAAACAGCAAGAAGTTTAATTAATTTAGTACAACAAGCAGATGCGGCCAACAGTCGTTATCTTTTAGAATTAGTAGAAAGAATGCTAATTTATAAGTTTTCCACCTATAGCCGTCAGGAGTTAGAAGCAATGTTTGGATTAACAGAATGGCGACAAACCAGATTTTATCAAGAAGTGAAGGAAGAAGTTCAGGAAGAAACTAAGCTAAATACTAAGTTAGAAGCAATTCCTCGTCTTTTGAAAATGGGTTTAAGTGTAGAACAAATTGCCGAAGCACTAGAATTAAAAATCGAAGTGGTACGACAAGCCCTTAAAAAGCAGGATAGACAGGACTAA
- a CDS encoding ferredoxin thioredoxin reductase catalytic beta subunit → MVKSEVNTKSSEKSLEAMRHFSEQYAKRTGTYFCSEPSVTAVVIEGLAKHKDELGAPLCPCRHYEDKEAEVSAAYWNCPCVPMRERKECHCMLFLTTDNDFAGDRQDISLETIKEVRDSMG, encoded by the coding sequence ATGGTTAAATCAGAAGTTAACACAAAATCCAGCGAAAAAAGCCTAGAGGCAATGCGGCATTTTTCCGAACAATACGCCAAACGGACTGGAACATACTTCTGTTCAGAACCTTCCGTTACAGCAGTCGTAATTGAAGGTTTAGCTAAACATAAAGACGAACTCGGTGCGCCTTTGTGTCCCTGTCGCCACTATGAAGACAAAGAAGCCGAAGTTAGCGCTGCCTATTGGAACTGTCCTTGTGTTCCCATGCGAGAACGCAAAGAGTGCCACTGTATGCTCTTTCTCACCACCGATAACGATTTTGCTGGCGACAGACAAGATATTTCCCTGGAAACCATCAAAGAAGTGCGGGATAGCATGGGATGA
- a CDS encoding DUF58 domain-containing protein — protein sequence MKITKNITNWLEIHASSPTYGGWVLAGIAICYLGAAINTMAGWLYVISGVCIALVGVSAFLAPRSLKNLIIKRSPIQPVSVGDDITIEIEVHNPTQKPVTLLQVADILPFILGKPVKQPIDTIDAKDSHRWTYYHPTERRGLYRWETVELATGAPWGLFWCRRQRECKARAIVYPTVLPLTSCPLVDEIGQDEHQKNDLRGKPLQLATTGLVRSLRPYRIGDPTRLIHWRTSARYGELRVRELEVITGGQEIIIALDSAANWQQEQFEQAVIAAASLYFYAHRQQLQVELWTAATGLIKGDIPVLETLAATNPLEEANTPPDNYPLIWLTQNPLTLSNLPLGSRWVLWEDINPSSEQLIVNRDYPGIILHSEQELQLQLQKPLSSL from the coding sequence ATGAAAATCACCAAAAACATCACCAATTGGTTAGAAATCCACGCCTCATCTCCTACCTATGGCGGTTGGGTATTAGCCGGCATTGCTATTTGTTATTTAGGCGCTGCTATCAACACGATGGCAGGCTGGTTATATGTAATTAGTGGGGTCTGTATTGCCCTTGTGGGTGTGTCAGCTTTTTTAGCACCGCGATCGCTCAAAAATCTCATTATCAAACGCTCTCCCATCCAGCCAGTCAGCGTTGGCGACGACATCACCATTGAAATAGAAGTCCATAACCCCACCCAAAAGCCTGTTACCTTATTGCAAGTTGCAGATATACTGCCCTTCATCTTAGGCAAACCAGTCAAACAGCCAATTGACACCATCGACGCAAAAGATTCTCACCGTTGGACATATTATCACCCCACCGAACGCCGAGGATTGTACCGATGGGAAACAGTAGAATTAGCCACAGGTGCGCCTTGGGGATTATTTTGGTGTCGTCGGCAGCGAGAATGTAAAGCTAGAGCGATTGTCTATCCCACCGTTTTACCCCTGACTAGCTGCCCCCTAGTTGATGAAATAGGGCAAGATGAACACCAAAAAAATGATCTTCGTGGAAAACCATTACAATTAGCGACAACAGGATTAGTGCGATCGCTCCGTCCTTATCGCATCGGTGATCCCACCCGTCTCATTCATTGGCGTACCAGCGCCCGTTATGGAGAATTACGAGTCAGAGAATTAGAAGTTATCACTGGTGGACAAGAAATCATTATTGCCCTTGATAGTGCAGCTAATTGGCAACAAGAACAATTTGAACAAGCAGTCATCGCCGCCGCTTCATTATATTTCTATGCCCACAGACAACAATTGCAAGTAGAACTGTGGACAGCAGCCACAGGTTTAATCAAAGGTGATATTCCCGTTCTCGAAACTTTAGCAGCAACCAACCCCTTAGAAGAAGCCAACACACCACCAGACAACTACCCCCTAATTTGGCTCACTCAAAACCCCTTAACTCTATCTAACTTACCTCTAGGCAGTCGTTGGGTTTTATGGGAGGATATAAATCCATCCTCAGAACAACTCATAGTCAATCGAGATTATCCTGGCATCATCCTTCACAGTGAACAAGAACTACAACTTCAGTTACAAAAACCATTAAGTTCACTATAG
- a CDS encoding RsmB/NOP family class I SAM-dependent RNA methyltransferase — translation MEKPSNLLLKVSRRLFDNDDQQAKFIDALVNPKPFLPCILWCKNKPEDSPFMVENSTLWQPQFVDRLQLGQKPGQHPLHQQGYFYCLDFSSVFAASILLTINQSIPLVLDMCAAPGGKSVFAWQALQPDLLISNEVIGKRLGMLISNLKRCQIKPSGVVNRDSSIFAEMFPLSSNLVLVDAPCTGQSLLAKGEKAPGCFHSTSINKSANRQKRIIANSGQVVAPQGYLAYMTCTYSPEENEQVCEWFLEKFPQFQAVEVPHLLQYQSHLTTIPCYRMFPQDGLGAGAFTVLFKNTDEGERKEIDLDAISSMYIYKDMEIKNLGLTH, via the coding sequence ATGGAAAAGCCTTCAAATTTATTACTTAAAGTTTCGCGCCGTTTATTTGATAATGATGATCAACAAGCAAAGTTTATAGATGCTTTAGTTAATCCTAAGCCTTTTTTACCTTGTATTCTTTGGTGTAAAAACAAGCCAGAAGATTCTCCTTTTATGGTAGAGAATTCAACACTTTGGCAACCCCAATTTGTAGACCGTTTACAGTTAGGGCAAAAACCCGGTCAACATCCCCTACATCAACAAGGATATTTTTATTGTTTGGATTTTTCTTCTGTATTTGCTGCTTCTATTTTGTTAACTATCAATCAATCAATACCTTTAGTGCTGGATATGTGCGCTGCACCGGGAGGTAAGAGTGTTTTTGCTTGGCAAGCATTACAACCTGATTTACTGATCAGTAATGAAGTGATTGGTAAGCGTTTGGGTATGTTAATTTCTAACTTGAAACGCTGCCAGATTAAACCTAGTGGTGTAGTAAATAGAGATTCTAGTATTTTTGCAGAAATGTTTCCTTTGTCTAGTAATTTAGTCCTAGTAGATGCGCCTTGTACTGGGCAATCTTTATTAGCTAAGGGTGAAAAAGCACCTGGATGTTTTCACTCTACATCAATTAATAAAAGTGCTAATCGCCAAAAACGTATTATTGCTAACTCAGGACAGGTTGTAGCTCCTCAAGGTTATTTGGCTTATATGACTTGTACCTATTCACCGGAAGAAAATGAGCAAGTATGTGAATGGTTTTTAGAAAAGTTTCCCCAATTTCAAGCGGTGGAAGTTCCTCATTTATTACAATATCAATCACATTTAACTACTATTCCTTGTTATCGGATGTTTCCCCAAGATGGTTTAGGTGCTGGTGCGTTTACTGTGTTGTTTAAAAATACAGATGAGGGTGAAAGAAAGGAGATAGATTTAGATGCTATTTCCTCAATGTATATTTACAAAGATATGGAAATCAAAAATTTAGGACTTACGCATTGA
- a CDS encoding endonuclease/exonuclease/phosphatase family protein, translating into MKIATINILFKLNYWTQRRQLLIDGLKAENPDIIALQEVSLSEDTSAWIAEQLNIPYIYKAVPKEVCNSDLPFGLAILSRYPIEKTAALNLEHQGRIAQYAQIKFDDNKSIVICNGHYFWHPGSHKKRNKQIQMMLNWLSEFPDTMPIISVGDFNGTPDTSGIALVKEKYQSAYQVYHGQEPEYTCPTPLDKISWKKRIRQFWRTLIFNRSWKPWQGTLDYIFINQHLQVKDCRIILNQPADNNRYLYPSDHFGIVADLEIVD; encoded by the coding sequence ATGAAAATTGCCACAATTAACATTCTCTTTAAATTGAATTATTGGACACAACGCAGACAATTATTAATAGATGGACTCAAAGCCGAAAATCCCGATATCATTGCTTTACAAGAAGTCAGCTTATCAGAAGATACATCTGCTTGGATAGCAGAACAATTAAATATCCCCTATATTTATAAAGCTGTTCCCAAAGAAGTATGTAATAGTGATTTACCCTTTGGTTTAGCTATTCTCAGTCGTTATCCAATTGAAAAAACAGCAGCACTAAATTTAGAACATCAGGGAAGAATAGCCCAATATGCACAAATTAAGTTTGATGATAATAAATCAATAGTAATTTGTAACGGGCATTATTTTTGGCATCCCGGTTCTCACAAAAAACGTAATAAACAAATACAAATGATGTTAAATTGGTTATCAGAATTTCCTGATACAATGCCAATTATATCAGTAGGAGATTTTAATGGTACTCCCGATACATCAGGAATTGCATTAGTTAAAGAAAAATATCAATCAGCATATCAAGTTTATCATGGACAAGAACCAGAATATACTTGCCCCACACCTTTAGATAAAATTAGTTGGAAGAAACGAATCAGACAATTTTGGAGAACTTTAATTTTTAATAGAAGTTGGAAACCGTGGCAGGGAACTTTAGATTATATTTTTATTAATCAGCATTTACAGGTGAAAGATTGTCGAATAATTCTCAATCAACCAGCAGATAATAACCGTTATCTTTATCCTTCGGATCATTTTGGGATTGTTGCTGATTTAGAGATTGTTGATTAA
- the lptB gene encoding LPS export ABC transporter ATP-binding protein has translation MKIVLENIHKSYGKRLIVNRVNLSVAQGEVVGLLGPNGAGKTTTFYIATGLEKPNQGRVWLDNLDITGMPMHKRARLGIGYLAQEASVFRQLSVQDNILLVFEQTSVPRREWSRRLHDLIGEFRLEKVANSKGIQLSGGERRRTELARALAAGRQGPKFLLLDEPFAGVDPIAVAEIQEIVGQLRDRGMGILITDHNVRETLAITDRGYIMREGQILAFGIADELYNNPLVRQYYLGDNFST, from the coding sequence GTGAAAATAGTTTTAGAAAATATTCACAAATCTTACGGCAAGCGACTAATTGTCAATCGCGTTAACCTTTCTGTAGCTCAAGGTGAAGTTGTTGGCTTACTCGGCCCCAATGGGGCTGGTAAAACGACGACATTTTATATCGCTACAGGCTTAGAAAAACCCAATCAAGGCCGGGTGTGGTTGGATAATTTGGATATTACGGGAATGCCCATGCACAAAAGAGCTAGATTGGGAATTGGCTATTTAGCTCAAGAAGCAAGTGTGTTTCGTCAACTCTCCGTTCAAGATAATATCCTGCTAGTATTCGAGCAAACTAGTGTGCCACGCAGGGAGTGGTCGAGACGGTTGCATGATTTAATCGGGGAGTTCCGTTTGGAAAAGGTGGCTAATAGTAAAGGAATTCAACTTTCTGGTGGTGAAAGACGACGGACAGAGTTAGCAAGGGCTTTAGCAGCAGGAAGACAAGGGCCGAAATTCCTACTTTTGGATGAACCATTTGCGGGAGTAGACCCTATCGCAGTTGCAGAAATTCAAGAAATTGTGGGACAATTGCGCGATCGCGGTATGGGCATTCTCATCACAGATCATAATGTCCGCGAAACCCTGGCCATTACTGATCGTGGTTATATCATGAGGGAAGGGCAAATTCTCGCTTTTGGCATTGCAGATGAACTTTACAATAACCCACTCGTGCGTCAATACTATTTAGGTGATAACTTTTCCACCTAA
- a CDS encoding DUF433 domain-containing protein → MEDSLMQLVSQEYIEIAADVRSGKPRIAGTRIAVEDVAVMHLKLGYSLIEIAGKYDLSLASVYAAMAYYFDHRDEIDELAAQENEIVEMLKQNHPSRLQEKLRQSRNH, encoded by the coding sequence GTGGAAGATTCATTGATGCAGTTAGTCAGCCAGGAGTATATCGAAATTGCTGCTGATGTGCGAAGTGGGAAACCCAGAATTGCTGGTACTCGCATTGCAGTAGAGGATGTAGCGGTGATGCATTTAAAGCTGGGTTACTCTTTGATAGAGATTGCGGGTAAATATGACTTGTCACTAGCATCTGTTTATGCAGCAATGGCTTATTATTTTGATCATCGAGACGAGATTGATGAACTTGCAGCACAAGAAAATGAGATAGTTGAGATGCTGAAACAAAATCATCCCTCACGTCTTCAAGAAAAACTCAGACAGTCGAGAAATCACTGA
- a CDS encoding TIGR00297 family protein codes for MLSVIESFNPWIVGVVLNTILLAIVAIIPKKLLTPAGIFHAWLLGIIIWGTLGWQGYLVVVFYFIVGSGVTRIGMAEKEAAGIAEKRSGARGPENVWGSALVGALCAVGVLLVPSFQSLLVLGYVASFSTKLSDTTASEVGKAYGKSTFLITTLQPVARGTEGAVSLEGTLAGVVGSIAIALVAWGVNLIDPLGIVWCAIAAFIATNLESVIGATLQSKYTWLTNEVVNIVNTLIGAVAAIVIALIWKSIFV; via the coding sequence ATGTTATCTGTAATTGAGTCTTTTAACCCCTGGATAGTTGGCGTTGTATTAAATACAATTTTGTTGGCAATAGTGGCAATTATTCCTAAAAAATTGCTCACCCCGGCGGGTATATTTCATGCTTGGTTATTGGGAATTATCATTTGGGGAACACTAGGCTGGCAAGGATATCTAGTGGTAGTGTTTTATTTTATTGTCGGTTCTGGGGTAACGCGGATTGGGATGGCAGAAAAGGAAGCAGCGGGAATTGCGGAAAAGCGTTCTGGTGCTAGGGGGCCGGAAAACGTTTGGGGTTCGGCATTAGTTGGGGCTTTGTGCGCTGTGGGAGTGTTGCTTGTACCCAGTTTCCAGTCTTTGCTAGTTTTGGGTTATGTGGCGAGTTTTAGCACTAAGCTATCTGACACGACTGCGAGTGAAGTTGGTAAAGCTTATGGTAAAAGTACCTTTTTGATTACGACGCTGCAACCTGTGGCTAGGGGAACAGAAGGGGCGGTAAGTTTGGAGGGGACTTTAGCTGGTGTAGTAGGATCGATCGCGATCGCACTTGTGGCTTGGGGCGTAAATTTAATTGATCCCCTAGGAATTGTTTGGTGTGCGATCGCAGCATTTATTGCTACAAATTTAGAAAGTGTCATTGGTGCAACTTTGCAATCTAAATATACTTGGCTCACTAATGAAGTTGTAAATATTGTCAATACACTGATTGGGGCTGTTGCAGCTATTGTCATTGCTTTGATTTGGAAGAGCATATTTGTTTAA
- a CDS encoding LptF/LptG family permease, giving the protein MDRYLAMQLLPLFLFGVGAFTSVVLAIDSLFELLRKVVESGLPITTAMKVFALKLPYVMVYSFPMSTLLATLMTYSRLSSESELIALRGCGVSVYRMVLTAVLLSTLVTGMTYVFNEQIAPAANYEATRTLEQALKSDTPSFKQQNIYYPEYREIKQPDGSTNKILSRLFYADQFDGKKMQGLTIIDRSTEGLNQILVSESAQWNASEQVWDFYNGTIYLVAPDRSYRNILRFEKQQLQLPRTPLNLAENSRDYGEMNIAQALEQLEIERLAGNPQKIRKLEVRIQQKIAFPFVSIIFGLVGSAMGSIPQRTGRGTSFGISVIVIFSYYLLLSVSGALAQADVLSPLIGAWLPNLFGLVTGLFLLSRVAQR; this is encoded by the coding sequence ATGGATCGCTATTTGGCAATGCAGTTGCTGCCGCTATTTCTATTCGGAGTTGGGGCATTTACTTCTGTAGTTTTAGCAATTGACAGCTTATTTGAATTATTACGAAAAGTAGTAGAATCTGGACTACCAATCACCACAGCCATGAAGGTTTTTGCCTTAAAACTGCCTTATGTCATGGTTTATTCCTTCCCCATGTCCACCTTATTAGCTACTTTAATGACCTACAGTCGTTTGTCTAGTGAGAGTGAACTAATAGCCCTTCGTGGTTGTGGAGTAAGCGTCTATCGCATGGTATTAACTGCTGTTTTATTAAGTACTTTAGTCACAGGTATGACATATGTTTTTAATGAACAAATTGCACCAGCAGCCAATTATGAAGCAACTCGGACACTAGAACAGGCACTAAAATCAGATACACCTTCATTTAAACAACAAAATATCTACTATCCTGAATATCGAGAAATTAAACAACCAGATGGTAGTACTAATAAAATACTTTCACGCTTGTTTTATGCCGATCAATTTGATGGCAAAAAAATGCAAGGTTTAACAATTATAGATAGATCTACAGAAGGACTCAATCAAATACTCGTCTCAGAATCTGCCCAGTGGAATGCATCAGAACAGGTTTGGGATTTTTATAATGGCACTATTTATTTAGTTGCTCCCGACCGTTCTTATCGAAATATTTTGCGGTTTGAAAAACAACAATTACAACTACCTCGCACACCTTTAAATTTAGCAGAAAATAGCCGAGATTATGGCGAAATGAATATTGCCCAAGCTTTGGAACAACTAGAAATAGAACGTTTAGCTGGCAACCCCCAAAAAATTAGAAAACTAGAAGTACGGATTCAACAAAAAATTGCCTTTCCCTTTGTATCTATAATTTTTGGTTTAGTAGGTTCGGCAATGGGCAGCATACCTCAACGGACAGGCAGAGGAACGAGTTTTGGGATCAGTGTCATAGTTATTTTCAGTTACTACTTATTATTATCAGTTTCCGGTGCTTTAGCACAAGCAGATGTTCTTTCTCCCTTAATAGGTGCTTGGCTGCCTAACTTATTTGGTTTAGTAACAGGTTTATTTCTATTGTCGCGAGTTGCACAAAGATAA
- a CDS encoding DUF2157 domain-containing protein: MIPDNFPKKLRQEAKLWRDEGLISSSQHQQLADRYQFNKIEAAARESSGLIAVAAGGLLLGLGIIIFVAANWQTWSREVKFILLMSWFLSTAITGFYTWREPTLKKSENKKPQRGKRLLGEGLLILSAFILGATLLLMAQIFNISGSAAELFLAWGFGVLVMAYSLSLNSLGILAIVLIQIGYWIGLREFLSSPNELSWARLAVRHMPLLSWLAFVPLAYVCRSRWIFGLAAVAFTVSLQYNLNPLPLLTFSSNVVPWVASFALALPPSLLWSYDDLLFPTVHYRLFQPLARNLALVCFSVVFYLLSFRWQWQSFGFGNSATNSLNVFQSLPIIDLGIISGLAVLQWLFLFRHRNNPTRKEVFFTITVIIIFLSFIVILPFWHQAISRIPELGIFVFNVLLTTLVWGLIQEGMKLNNRFSFWCGMLLFVLQIISRVLEYDTDLLFRSLVFVLCGSGLISGGLWFERRFHERTATKK; encoded by the coding sequence ATGATCCCAGATAATTTTCCGAAAAAATTACGCCAAGAAGCAAAACTTTGGCGAGATGAAGGACTTATTAGTTCTTCTCAACACCAGCAACTAGCAGACCGTTATCAATTTAATAAAATAGAAGCGGCTGCACGAGAAAGTTCTGGATTAATTGCCGTTGCCGCAGGTGGCTTACTTTTAGGATTAGGCATAATTATCTTTGTAGCAGCAAATTGGCAAACATGGTCAAGAGAAGTCAAGTTTATCTTGTTAATGAGTTGGTTCCTGTCTACTGCTATCACTGGTTTTTATACTTGGAGAGAACCAACACTCAAGAAATCTGAAAATAAAAAGCCACAACGAGGTAAACGTCTACTAGGAGAGGGTTTGCTAATTCTCAGCGCCTTTATTTTAGGGGCAACTTTACTGCTAATGGCGCAAATATTCAATATTAGCGGTTCTGCTGCTGAGTTATTTTTGGCTTGGGGGTTCGGTGTTTTAGTGATGGCCTATAGTCTGTCGCTCAATTCTTTAGGTATTTTAGCTATTGTTCTCATCCAAATTGGTTATTGGATAGGACTCAGAGAGTTTTTATCCTCTCCTAATGAGTTGAGTTGGGCGCGGTTAGCAGTGCGACATATGCCTCTGCTTTCATGGTTGGCATTTGTTCCCTTAGCCTATGTCTGCCGTTCACGGTGGATTTTTGGGTTAGCGGCTGTAGCCTTTACTGTTTCTTTGCAATATAATCTCAACCCATTACCACTACTGACTTTTTCTTCTAATGTAGTTCCTTGGGTGGCATCTTTTGCTTTAGCACTTCCACCATCATTACTCTGGAGTTATGATGACTTGCTTTTCCCCACGGTTCATTACAGGTTATTTCAACCCCTAGCCCGTAATTTAGCCTTGGTGTGTTTTAGCGTCGTCTTTTATTTGTTATCTTTCCGTTGGCAATGGCAATCTTTTGGTTTTGGTAATTCGGCAACAAATTCCTTGAATGTGTTCCAGTCTCTGCCAATAATTGATTTAGGAATTATCAGCGGCTTGGCAGTTTTGCAGTGGTTATTTCTGTTTCGTCATCGTAATAATCCCACCCGCAAGGAAGTATTTTTTACGATCACTGTCATTATCATTTTTCTCAGCTTTATTGTCATATTACCTTTTTGGCATCAAGCTATTAGTCGTATTCCCGAACTGGGCATTTTTGTTTTCAATGTCCTGTTGACAACATTAGTTTGGGGACTGATCCAAGAAGGAATGAAGTTAAATAACAGATTTTCTTTTTGGTGCGGTATGCTATTGTTTGTCTTGCAAATTATCAGCCGCGTGTTAGAGTACGATACCGATTTATTGTTTAGATCATTGGTGTTTGTATTGTGCGGTTCTGGTCTGATTTCTGGGGGTCTTTGGTTTGAACGCCGCTTCCATGAACGTACTGCTACTAAGAAATAG
- a CDS encoding LptA/OstA family protein, with protein MIPPYQLPKSQIHRLGLALMLPVALLGAIAFPSQLPTATAQSSGGNRPLTIRSDVQEYDAKSQVITARGNVQMLYPARQLQATAAQAQYFSQERRIDFSGNVYILQQGNNSIRAEKVTYLIDEGRFIALPQSNRQVESVYMVEDSNLNGQTAKPAPKTPSLKRSN; from the coding sequence ATGATACCCCCCTATCAATTGCCAAAATCACAGATACATCGTCTTGGATTGGCGCTAATGCTACCCGTTGCGCTATTGGGTGCAATTGCTTTTCCTAGCCAATTACCAACCGCTACAGCCCAATCATCTGGGGGAAATCGCCCACTCACCATTCGCTCTGATGTGCAAGAATATGATGCCAAAAGTCAAGTAATTACTGCTCGTGGTAATGTACAAATGTTGTATCCTGCTCGTCAGTTGCAAGCAACAGCAGCCCAAGCACAATACTTTAGTCAAGAAAGACGCATTGATTTCAGTGGTAATGTCTATATTTTGCAACAGGGTAATAATAGTATTAGAGCGGAGAAAGTCACTTATTTGATTGATGAAGGTCGATTTATCGCCTTACCCCAGTCTAATCGTCAGGTAGAATCTGTGTACATGGTAGAAGACTCTAATCTCAATGGACAAACTGCCAAACCTGCCCCAAAGACACCATCTCTCAAGCGTTCTAATTAG